In the genome of Bradyrhizobium arachidis, one region contains:
- a CDS encoding carbohydrate ABC transporter permease, with protein MHSIPGRRLIMGLFLVFLLLPIYWLINMSFKTNSEIVSTMTLWPHTPTLQHYKRIFTDESWYSGYINSLEYVVLNTIISISVALPAAYAFSRYRFLGDKHLFFWLLSNRMAPAAVYALPFFNLYSAIGLFDTPWAVALAHCIFNVPLAVWILEGFVSGVPREIDETAFLDGYSFPRFFIKILVPLIASGIGVAAFFCFMFSWVELLLARTLTSVHAKPIAAIMTRTVSAAGMDWGLLAAAGVLTIIPGALVIWFVRNYIASGFALGRV; from the coding sequence ATGCATTCGATTCCCGGCCGCCGCCTCATCATGGGGCTGTTCCTGGTCTTCCTGCTGCTGCCGATCTACTGGCTCATCAACATGAGCTTCAAGACCAACAGCGAGATCGTCTCGACGATGACGCTGTGGCCGCACACGCCGACCTTGCAGCACTATAAGCGCATCTTCACCGACGAGAGCTGGTATTCCGGCTATATCAACTCGCTGGAATACGTCGTCCTCAACACCATCATCTCGATCTCGGTGGCGCTGCCGGCGGCTTACGCCTTCTCGCGCTATCGCTTCCTCGGCGACAAGCATTTGTTCTTCTGGCTGCTGTCGAACCGCATGGCGCCGGCGGCGGTCTATGCGCTGCCGTTCTTCAATCTCTATTCGGCGATCGGCCTGTTCGATACGCCCTGGGCGGTTGCGCTCGCGCACTGCATCTTCAACGTTCCGCTCGCGGTGTGGATCCTCGAGGGCTTCGTCTCGGGCGTGCCGCGCGAGATCGATGAGACCGCCTTCCTCGACGGCTATTCCTTCCCGCGCTTCTTCATCAAGATCCTGGTGCCGCTGATTGCTAGCGGCATCGGCGTCGCCGCCTTCTTCTGCTTCATGTTCTCCTGGGTCGAGCTGCTGCTCGCGCGCACGCTGACCTCGGTGCACGCAAAGCCGATCGCCGCGATCATGACGCGCACGGTGTCGGCCGCCGGCATGGACTGGGGCTTGCTTGCGGCGGCCGGCGTGCTCACCATCATTCCGGGCGCGCTCGTGATCTGGTTTGTCCGCAATTACATCGCGAGCGGTTTCGCGCTCGGCCGCGTCTGA
- a CDS encoding ABC transporter ATP-binding protein: MSVTLDHVTRTVDGIAHIRDVSLTLESGTLNVLLGPTLSGKTSIMRLLAGLDKPSTGRVLVGGKDVTGADVRQRSVAMVYQQFINYPSLTVYENIASPLRVQGKPRGEIEKRVAEAAKLLRLEPFLKRTPLQLSGGQQQRTAIARALVKGADLVLLDEPLANLDYKLREELRAELPRIFEASGAIFVYATTEPTEALLLGGNTVCMWEGQALQMGETANVYRRPQTLRVAQVFSDPPLNLVGIEKRNGSVQYAGGGTASPASGLYSSLADGTYRVGFRAHQLGLANGEADRHAFHATVTVTEITGSESFVHLTRDGSNWVAVLHGVHEFEPGQTIDAVLDPNDVFVFDAADRLVAAPSS, translated from the coding sequence ATGAGCGTGACACTCGATCACGTGACCAGGACCGTCGACGGCATCGCGCACATCCGCGACGTCTCGCTGACGCTCGAAAGCGGCACGCTGAATGTGCTGCTCGGACCGACGCTGTCGGGCAAGACCTCGATCATGCGGCTGCTCGCCGGCCTCGACAAGCCGAGCACGGGCAGGGTGCTGGTTGGTGGCAAGGACGTCACCGGCGCCGACGTGCGCCAGCGTTCCGTCGCGATGGTCTATCAGCAATTCATCAACTACCCCTCGCTGACGGTCTACGAGAACATCGCATCGCCCTTGCGCGTGCAGGGCAAGCCGCGCGGGGAGATCGAAAAGCGGGTGGCGGAGGCGGCAAAGCTGCTGCGGCTCGAGCCGTTCCTGAAGCGCACGCCGCTCCAGCTCTCAGGCGGCCAGCAGCAGCGCACCGCGATCGCGCGGGCGCTGGTGAAGGGCGCCGATCTCGTGCTGCTCGACGAGCCGCTCGCCAATCTCGACTACAAGCTCCGCGAAGAGCTGCGTGCCGAGCTGCCGCGCATTTTCGAGGCCTCGGGCGCGATCTTCGTCTATGCCACCACCGAGCCGACCGAGGCGCTGCTGCTCGGCGGCAACACGGTGTGCATGTGGGAGGGCCAGGCGCTGCAGATGGGCGAGACCGCCAATGTCTACCGCCGGCCGCAGACCCTGCGCGTCGCACAGGTGTTTTCGGATCCGCCGCTCAATCTGGTCGGCATCGAGAAGAGGAACGGTTCTGTGCAATATGCCGGCGGCGGCACGGCCTCGCCGGCCTCGGGCCTCTATTCCTCGCTCGCCGACGGCACCTATCGCGTCGGCTTCCGCGCCCATCAGCTCGGGCTTGCCAACGGCGAGGCCGACCGCCACGCGTTCCATGCCACTGTCACGGTGACCGAGATCACCGGTTCGGAGAGTTTCGTGCATCTGACCCGCGACGGATCGAACTGGGTGGCGGTGCTGCACGGCGTGCATGAGTTCGAGCCCGGCCAGACCATCGATGCTGTGCTTGATCCGAATGATGTCTTTGTCTTCGATGCTGCCGACCGATTGGTCGCAGCGCCGAGCTCGTAG
- the glpD gene encoding glycerol-3-phosphate dehydrogenase, with translation MRLLERIFDLAIIGGGVNGCGIARDAVGRGNTVFLCEMNDLASGTSSWSTKLVHGGLRYLEYYEFRLVREALIEREILWGIAPHIIRPLRFVLPHHAGLRPAWLLRLGLFLYDHIGGRHLLPATRSVDLKRDEVGKPLIPNRYSRAFEYSDCFVDDARLVVLNARDAADKGAEIRTRTRATEIRQSDGIWTVSMVNTLTGARSSIRAKALINAGGPWVEDVLGRGAGVNAKAKVRLVQGSHIVVKKLYDHDRAYMFQNADGRIIFVIPYQDDFTLIGTTDRDYDGDPAKVKATPEEIQYLCTAASEYLAKPVTPDDVVWTYSGVRPLYDDGANEAKAATRDYVFELDTPGGVPLLSIYGGKITTYRRLAEEALERLAPYLRSAKAREGWTGKWPLPGGDMGVSDVDGLIAELQRGYPFLSHEHARRLARAYGTRAIKLLGDAKSAADLGQAFGATLTEREVRYLMANEWAVTAEDIVWRRSKLGLRLSADEIATLEDWIRTHAVQQSPLLEAGGRS, from the coding sequence ATGCGTCTGTTGGAGCGTATTTTCGACCTCGCCATCATTGGAGGCGGTGTTAACGGCTGCGGCATCGCGCGCGACGCGGTGGGCCGCGGCAACACGGTTTTCCTGTGTGAAATGAACGATCTGGCGAGCGGGACCTCGTCCTGGTCGACCAAGCTGGTGCATGGCGGCCTGCGCTATCTCGAATATTACGAGTTTCGGCTCGTCCGCGAAGCGCTGATCGAGCGCGAGATCCTCTGGGGCATCGCGCCCCACATCATCCGTCCCTTACGTTTCGTTTTGCCGCATCACGCCGGCCTGCGCCCGGCCTGGCTGCTGCGCCTCGGCCTCTTTCTCTATGATCACATCGGCGGCCGCCATCTGCTGCCGGCGACCCGTTCGGTCGATCTCAAGCGTGACGAGGTCGGCAAACCGCTGATCCCGAACCGCTACAGCCGCGCCTTCGAATATTCCGACTGCTTCGTCGATGACGCCCGCCTCGTCGTGCTCAACGCGCGCGATGCCGCCGACAAGGGCGCCGAGATCCGCACCCGCACCCGCGCCACCGAGATTCGCCAGTCCGATGGCATCTGGACCGTCAGCATGGTCAACACGCTGACCGGTGCACGTTCGTCGATTCGGGCGAAGGCCCTGATCAATGCCGGCGGTCCCTGGGTCGAGGACGTGCTCGGCCGCGGCGCCGGCGTCAATGCGAAAGCCAAGGTGCGCCTGGTGCAGGGCTCGCATATCGTGGTCAAGAAGCTCTACGACCACGACCGTGCCTACATGTTCCAGAACGCCGACGGCCGCATCATCTTCGTGATCCCCTATCAGGACGATTTTACGCTGATAGGCACCACCGATCGCGACTATGACGGCGATCCTGCCAAGGTGAAGGCGACGCCCGAGGAGATTCAGTATCTCTGCACGGCGGCGAGCGAGTATCTGGCGAAACCCGTCACGCCCGATGACGTGGTCTGGACCTATTCCGGTGTGCGACCGCTCTATGACGACGGCGCCAACGAGGCCAAGGCCGCGACGCGCGACTACGTGTTCGAGCTCGACACCCCCGGCGGCGTGCCGTTGCTGTCGATCTATGGCGGCAAGATCACCACCTATCGCCGCCTCGCCGAAGAGGCGCTGGAGCGGCTCGCGCCCTATCTTCGCAGTGCGAAAGCGCGCGAGGGCTGGACCGGCAAATGGCCGCTGCCCGGCGGGGATATGGGTGTGTCCGATGTCGACGGCCTGATCGCCGAGCTTCAGCGTGGCTATCCCTTCCTCAGCCATGAGCATGCACGTCGCCTTGCGCGCGCTTACGGCACCAGGGCGATCAAGCTGCTCGGCGATGCCAAATCGGCCGCGGATCTCGGCCAGGCCTTCGGTGCGACACTGACCGAGCGCGAGGTGCGCTACCTCATGGCCAATGAATGGGCGGTCACCGCCGAGGATATCGTCTGGCGCCGCTCCAAGCTCGGCCTGCGACTAAGTGCCGACGAGATCGCGACACTTGAAGACTGGATCAGGACCCACGCTGTGCAGCAAAGTCCACTGCTGGAAGCAGGAGGACGTTCATGA
- a CDS encoding ABC transporter ATP-binding protein produces the protein MARIDLVDLAHSYGGNDAPQESFALKPVTMTWRQGGAYALLGPSGCGKTTLLNVISGIITPSRGKILFDGKDITPLSTQKRNIAQVFQFPVIYDTMTVGQNLAFPLKNRGVPKAEIDKRVAEIGRLLDLEPYLNRKATRLTADAKQKISLGRGLVRSDVAAVLFDEPLTVIDPELKWQLRSKLKALHRELDLTMIYVTHDQTEALTFADTVVVMHDGRVVQSGTPAELFDKPAHTFVGYFIGSPGMNILPAEVRGREARVDGHVIALNRAYDNLSAGAKIEIGVRPEFVEAVTPAPGLLSAKVERIDDLGRIRFARVRVGDAKLAARAPAGFTPSDGTAGLKFDPSHVHVYADSLLVEGTA, from the coding sequence ATGGCTCGCATTGACCTCGTCGATCTCGCCCATTCCTACGGCGGCAATGATGCGCCACAGGAAAGCTTTGCGCTGAAGCCGGTCACCATGACCTGGCGGCAGGGCGGCGCCTATGCGCTGCTCGGCCCGAGCGGCTGCGGCAAGACCACGCTGCTCAACGTGATCTCCGGCATCATCACGCCCTCGCGCGGCAAGATCCTGTTCGACGGCAAGGACATCACGCCGCTGTCGACGCAGAAGCGCAACATCGCCCAGGTGTTCCAGTTTCCGGTGATCTACGACACCATGACGGTGGGGCAGAACCTCGCGTTTCCGCTCAAGAACCGCGGCGTTCCGAAGGCCGAGATCGACAAGCGCGTCGCCGAGATCGGCCGCCTGCTCGACCTCGAGCCCTATCTGAACCGCAAAGCCACGCGGCTCACGGCCGACGCCAAGCAGAAGATCTCACTCGGCCGCGGCCTCGTCCGCTCCGACGTTGCCGCCGTGCTGTTCGACGAGCCGCTGACGGTGATCGATCCCGAGCTGAAATGGCAGCTGCGCTCCAAGCTGAAGGCGCTGCATCGCGAGCTCGACCTCACGATGATCTACGTCACCCATGACCAGACCGAGGCGCTCACCTTCGCCGACACCGTCGTCGTCATGCATGACGGCCGGGTGGTGCAGAGCGGCACGCCGGCCGAGCTGTTCGACAAGCCGGCGCACACCTTCGTCGGCTACTTCATCGGCTCGCCCGGCATGAACATCCTGCCGGCGGAGGTGAGGGGACGCGAGGCCAGGGTCGACGGCCATGTCATCGCGCTCAACCGCGCTTACGACAATCTATCGGCAGGCGCCAAGATCGAGATCGGCGTGCGCCCCGAATTCGTCGAGGCCGTCACGCCCGCGCCCGGCCTGCTCAGCGCGAAGGTCGAACGCATCGACGATCTCGGTCGCATCCGCTTTGCGCGTGTGCGTGTTGGCGACGCCAAGCTCGCGGCGCGCGCGCCGGCGGGCTTCACGCCATCCGACGGCACGGCCGGGCTGAAATTCGATCCGTCGCATGTCCACGTCTATGCCGACAGCCTTCTGGTTGAGGGAACCGCCTGA
- a CDS encoding carbohydrate ABC transporter permease: MDKTVNQKAWFLVLPVFLVVAFSAVLPLMTVVNYSMQDTFGNNQFFWNGVGWFKELLDPSTDLGGRFLASLGRNLFFSMVILAIEVPLGIVVALSMPRQGWTVAACLIILALPLLIPWNVVGTIWQIFGRPDIGLLGYVLNAMGIDYNYVSNEVDAWVTVIVMDVWHWTSLVALLCYAGLKSIPDAYYQAAQIDGASRWAVFKAIQLPKMNRVLLIAVLLRFMDSFMIYTEPFVVTGGGPGNSTTFVSIELVKIALGQFDLGKAAALSLVYNLIILIVCWIFYTVMTNAGVERKVQAESEPALEPKPAAALKPVPALKPKEGVA, encoded by the coding sequence ATGGACAAGACCGTCAACCAAAAAGCCTGGTTCCTGGTGCTGCCGGTGTTCCTGGTGGTCGCCTTCTCGGCGGTGCTGCCGCTGATGACGGTGGTGAACTATTCGATGCAGGATACCTTCGGCAACAACCAGTTCTTCTGGAACGGTGTCGGCTGGTTCAAGGAGCTGCTCGACCCCTCGACTGATCTCGGCGGCCGCTTTCTCGCTTCCCTCGGGCGAAACCTGTTCTTCTCGATGGTGATCCTCGCGATCGAGGTGCCGCTCGGAATCGTCGTCGCGCTGTCGATGCCGCGCCAGGGCTGGACCGTCGCGGCCTGCCTCATCATCCTGGCGCTGCCGCTCTTGATTCCGTGGAACGTGGTCGGCACGATCTGGCAGATCTTCGGCCGGCCCGACATCGGCCTGCTCGGCTACGTGCTGAATGCCATGGGCATCGACTACAACTACGTCTCCAACGAGGTCGACGCCTGGGTCACCGTCATCGTGATGGACGTCTGGCACTGGACCAGCCTTGTCGCGCTGCTCTGCTATGCCGGCCTGAAATCGATCCCGGATGCCTATTACCAGGCGGCCCAGATCGACGGCGCCTCGCGCTGGGCGGTGTTCAAGGCGATCCAGCTGCCGAAGATGAACCGCGTGCTGCTGATCGCGGTGCTGCTGCGCTTCATGGACAGCTTCATGATCTACACCGAGCCGTTCGTCGTCACCGGCGGCGGACCCGGCAATTCCACCACCTTCGTGTCGATCGAGCTGGTCAAGATCGCGCTCGGCCAGTTCGACCTCGGCAAGGCCGCCGCGCTGTCGCTGGTCTACAATCTGATCATCCTGATCGTGTGCTGGATCTTCTACACCGTCATGACCAATGCCGGCGTCGAACGAAAGGTCCAGGCGGAGAGCGAACCGGCGCTGGAGCCCAAGCCTGCGGCCGCGCTCAAGCCCGTGCCCGCGCTCAAGCCAAAGGAAGGAGTGGCCTGA
- a CDS encoding ABC transporter substrate-binding protein, translating to MSSAAAIVAVSFAVSAPVRAADDAAIQKWIAEFQPSTLSKEDQKKELEWFAKAAEPFKGMEINVVSETITTHEYESQTLAKAFSELTGIKLKHDIIQEGDVVEKLQTQMQSGKNVYDGWINDSDLIGTHFRYGQTIALSDYMTGEGKDVTDPMLDVNDFIGKSFGTAPDGKLYQLPDQQFANLYWFRYDWFTNPDYKAKFKAKYGYELGVPVNWSAYEDIAEFFTNDIKEINGVKVYGHMDYGKKDPSLGWRFTDAWLSMAGNGDKGIPNGLPVDEWGIRMEGCRPVGSSVERGGDTNGPAAVYSITKYLEWMKKYAPPQAQGMTFSESGPVPAQGNIAQQMFWYTAFTADMVKPGIAVMNADGTPKWRMAPSPHGSYWKEGMKLGYQDAGSLTLLKSTPADRRKAAWLYLQFIVSKTVSLKKSHVGLTFIRESDIWDKSFTERAPKLGGLIEFYRSPARVQWTPTGNNVPDYPKLAQLWWQNIGDASSGTKTPQQAMDALAAAQDSVMERLEKSGVQGACGPKLHKKETAEYWFAKAQKDGTIAPQRKLANEKPKGETVDYDTLIKSWPAQPPKRAEAK from the coding sequence ATGTCCAGCGCCGCCGCCATCGTTGCGGTGTCGTTCGCCGTCTCGGCGCCGGTGCGCGCCGCCGACGATGCCGCGATCCAGAAGTGGATCGCGGAATTCCAGCCCTCGACGCTGTCGAAGGAAGACCAGAAGAAGGAGCTGGAGTGGTTCGCGAAGGCGGCCGAACCGTTCAAGGGCATGGAGATCAACGTCGTCTCCGAGACCATTACCACCCACGAATACGAATCGCAGACGCTCGCCAAGGCGTTCTCCGAGCTCACCGGCATCAAGCTCAAGCACGACATCATTCAAGAAGGTGACGTCGTCGAGAAGCTGCAGACCCAGATGCAGTCGGGCAAGAACGTCTATGACGGCTGGATCAACGACTCCGACCTGATCGGCACGCACTTCCGTTACGGCCAGACCATCGCGCTGTCGGACTACATGACCGGCGAGGGCAAGGACGTCACCGACCCGATGCTCGACGTCAACGACTTCATCGGCAAGTCGTTCGGCACCGCGCCGGACGGCAAGCTCTATCAGCTGCCCGACCAGCAGTTCGCCAACCTCTATTGGTTCCGCTACGACTGGTTCACCAACCCCGACTACAAGGCCAAGTTCAAGGCCAAGTATGGCTACGAGCTCGGCGTGCCCGTGAACTGGTCGGCCTATGAGGACATCGCCGAGTTCTTCACCAACGACATCAAGGAGATCAACGGCGTCAAGGTCTACGGCCATATGGACTATGGCAAGAAGGATCCCTCGCTCGGCTGGCGTTTCACCGACGCCTGGCTGTCGATGGCCGGTAACGGCGACAAGGGCATCCCGAACGGCCTGCCGGTCGACGAATGGGGCATCCGCATGGAAGGCTGCCGTCCGGTCGGCTCGTCGGTCGAGCGCGGCGGCGACACCAACGGTCCGGCTGCGGTCTACTCGATCACCAAGTACCTCGAATGGATGAAGAAGTATGCCCCGCCGCAGGCGCAGGGCATGACCTTCTCCGAGTCGGGTCCGGTGCCGGCGCAGGGCAACATCGCCCAGCAGATGTTCTGGTACACCGCCTTCACCGCCGACATGGTGAAGCCCGGCATCGCCGTGATGAACGCGGACGGTACGCCGAAATGGCGTATGGCCCCGTCGCCGCACGGCTCGTACTGGAAGGAAGGCATGAAGCTCGGCTACCAGGACGCCGGCTCGCTCACGCTGTTGAAGTCGACTCCGGCTGACCGCCGCAAAGCGGCCTGGCTCTATCTCCAGTTCATCGTCTCCAAGACGGTGTCGCTGAAGAAGAGTCATGTCGGTCTCACCTTCATCCGTGAATCCGACATCTGGGACAAGTCGTTCACCGAGCGTGCGCCGAAGCTCGGCGGCCTGATCGAGTTCTACCGCTCGCCCGCGCGCGTGCAGTGGACCCCGACCGGCAACAACGTGCCTGACTATCCGAAGCTCGCGCAGCTCTGGTGGCAGAATATCGGCGATGCGTCGTCCGGTACGAAGACGCCGCAGCAGGCCATGGACGCTCTCGCGGCGGCCCAGGACTCCGTGATGGAGCGCCTGGAGAAGTCCGGCGTGCAGGGCGCCTGCGGTCCGAAGCTGCACAAGAAGGAGACGGCCGAGTACTGGTTCGCCAAGGCCCAGAAGGACGGCACGATCGCGCCGCAGCGCAAGCTCGCCAACGAGAAGCCGAAGGGCGAGACGGTCGACTACGACACGCTGATCAAGTCGTGGCCGGCGCAGCCCCCGAAGCGGGCGGAAGCGAAGTGA
- a CDS encoding DUF2160 domain-containing protein, whose translation MESIAWMAWTLPTAIFFAALACTLAVMTYLAAVYPEAERVGVLRIPTTRGDRLFISLISAAVIHLLWIGLVGTDAIATLPIGEDGFEISSLWLASGISLATAVLIFRTV comes from the coding sequence ATGGAATCCATCGCATGGATGGCCTGGACGCTGCCGACGGCGATCTTCTTCGCCGCACTCGCATGCACGCTCGCGGTCATGACTTACCTTGCCGCGGTCTATCCCGAAGCCGAGCGCGTCGGCGTGCTGCGCATCCCGACCACGCGCGGCGATCGCCTGTTCATCTCGCTGATATCGGCGGCCGTCATCCACCTCTTGTGGATCGGCCTCGTCGGTACCGACGCGATCGCGACGCTGCCGATCGGCGAGGATGGCTTTGAGATTTCGAGCCTCTGGCTCGCAAGTGGAATTTCGCTGGCCACGGCCGTGCTCATTTTCCGCACGGTCTGA
- a CDS encoding FAD-binding oxidoreductase: protein MALIEAFRQLLGDTAVLTREEDLAAVTEDWRGRFRAPALCAVLPWTTEQVAAIVRLCVTHETPVLPQGGNTSLCGGATPSGQGKPPVIVALTRMRRIRSLDPVNNTMVVDAGCVLATIQESAAAAGRLYPVSLGAEGSCQIGGNIGTNAGGTGVLRYGNTRDNVLGLEVVLPDGSIWDGLYALRKNNTGYDLKHLFIGSEGTLGIITGAVLKLHPLPTAEAVAWLAVDSPQAALKVLGLFQAACNSRLSAFELMNAKQIELVLEQVPGRRCPVAEINTWHVLVELSDTGDAAVLAATMQTVLEQALEAGLVSDGVVASSEAQRKAMWLVRHSVSEANKKAGVGLTSDTAVPVSTVPDFIDQAMAAVRAIVPGLPFIIVGHMGDGNIHLIPFFSFAEWDALPDRDAVAQRIRRAMNDVASSLRGTFSAEHGVGRTLTGEMTRYKPPVELALMRAVKQAFDPSGLFNPGRVLPPSSATEAAAASPTNATS, encoded by the coding sequence ATGGCATTGATCGAGGCGTTCAGGCAGTTGCTGGGCGACACGGCCGTCCTGACGCGCGAGGAGGATCTCGCTGCTGTCACCGAGGATTGGCGCGGCCGGTTTCGTGCGCCGGCGCTCTGTGCGGTGCTGCCCTGGACGACGGAGCAGGTCGCGGCGATCGTCCGTCTCTGCGTCACGCATGAAACGCCGGTGCTGCCGCAGGGCGGCAACACCAGCCTCTGTGGCGGCGCGACGCCGTCGGGGCAGGGCAAGCCGCCCGTGATCGTCGCGTTGACGCGCATGCGCCGAATCCGTTCGCTCGATCCCGTCAACAACACCATGGTGGTCGATGCCGGCTGCGTGCTGGCGACCATCCAGGAGAGCGCCGCTGCCGCCGGCCGGCTCTATCCGGTCAGCCTCGGCGCCGAAGGCTCGTGCCAGATCGGCGGCAACATCGGCACCAATGCCGGCGGCACCGGCGTGCTCCGCTACGGCAACACGCGCGACAACGTGCTTGGGCTCGAGGTCGTGCTGCCGGACGGCTCGATCTGGGATGGCCTCTACGCGCTGCGCAAGAACAACACCGGCTACGACCTCAAGCATCTTTTCATCGGTTCAGAGGGGACGCTCGGCATCATCACCGGCGCGGTGCTGAAACTGCATCCGCTGCCGACGGCGGAGGCTGTTGCCTGGCTCGCGGTCGACAGTCCGCAAGCAGCGCTCAAGGTGCTCGGCCTGTTCCAGGCCGCCTGCAATTCACGGCTCTCCGCGTTCGAGCTGATGAATGCGAAGCAGATTGAGCTGGTGCTGGAGCAGGTCCCGGGCCGACGCTGTCCGGTCGCAGAGATCAACACCTGGCACGTCCTCGTCGAACTCTCCGATACCGGCGATGCCGCAGTGCTCGCCGCGACGATGCAGACGGTGCTCGAACAGGCGTTAGAGGCCGGGCTCGTCAGCGACGGCGTCGTCGCATCGAGCGAGGCGCAGCGCAAGGCGATGTGGCTGGTGCGTCACAGCGTGTCGGAAGCCAACAAGAAGGCCGGCGTCGGCCTGACGTCGGACACCGCGGTGCCGGTCTCGACCGTGCCTGATTTCATCGACCAGGCCATGGCGGCCGTGCGTGCGATCGTGCCGGGTCTGCCGTTCATCATCGTCGGCCATATGGGCGACGGCAACATCCACCTCATCCCCTTCTTCAGCTTCGCCGAATGGGACGCGCTGCCGGATCGCGACGCCGTTGCACAGCGGATCCGCCGCGCCATGAACGACGTCGCAAGCTCGCTGCGCGGTACGTTCAGCGCCGAGCACGGCGTCGGCCGCACCCTGACCGGCGAGATGACCCGCTACAAGCCGCCGGTCGAGCTCGCCTTGATGCGGGCGGTGAAACAGGCGTTCGACCCATCGGGTCTGTTCAATCCCGGCCGCGTTCTGCCGCCGTCATCGGCGACTGAGGCGGCCGCCGCTTCGCCGACCAATGCAACATCGTAG